One genomic segment of bacterium includes these proteins:
- a CDS encoding TSUP family transporter, producing the protein MEIILICAFAAFSSLLTFYSGFGLGTILLPVFALFFPVEIAVGLTGIVHLLNNLFKLFLIGKFANKKVILKFGIPAVVGAFLGAQLLLLLSGVEAITSYELFNKTFYITPVKLAIAGLMISFAVFEIVPKFQAIEFSQNKLIVGGLLSGFFGGLSGHQGALRSAFLLKFGLGKEAFIATGVVIACLVDFTRISIYLTKFLSAEVLSNWLIILAATISAFIGAYFGNKLLKKVTFKFVQIVVLLLILVLGVLLGLGII; encoded by the coding sequence ATGGAAATTATACTAATCTGTGCTTTCGCTGCTTTCTCATCGCTGTTGACCTTTTACTCAGGTTTTGGTTTAGGAACAATTCTGCTTCCGGTTTTTGCATTGTTCTTCCCTGTTGAAATTGCAGTTGGTTTAACAGGAATCGTTCATCTGCTGAATAATCTTTTTAAACTTTTTCTGATTGGTAAATTTGCAAACAAAAAAGTTATCCTAAAGTTTGGAATACCCGCAGTTGTTGGTGCATTCCTGGGTGCTCAATTGCTCTTATTGTTGTCAGGCGTTGAGGCAATTACTTCCTATGAATTATTCAATAAAACTTTTTATATAACCCCGGTTAAGTTGGCAATAGCTGGTCTTATGATATCTTTCGCAGTATTTGAAATCGTTCCTAAATTCCAAGCGATTGAATTCAGTCAGAACAAATTAATTGTCGGCGGTTTACTTAGCGGATTTTTCGGGGGTTTATCCGGTCATCAGGGTGCATTAAGAAGCGCCTTTCTTCTGAAGTTCGGATTAGGAAAAGAAGCGTTCATTGCAACAGGTGTTGTTATCGCTTGTCTGGTGGATTTTACCAGAATATCCATTTACCTAACAAAATTTTTAAGTGCTGAAGTTCTAAGTAATTGGCTTATTATACTTGCAGCAACAATAAGCGCATTTATCGGAGCTTATTTTGGCAACAAGCTGCTAAAGAAAGTCACTTTTAAGTTTGTTCAGATTGTGGTTCTTCTACTGATATTGGTTCTCGGTGTTCTGTTAGGATTGGGAATTATATAA
- the mnmA gene encoding tRNA 2-thiouridine(34) synthase MnmA, translated as MKVAVLLSGGVDSSVALRLLKDEGHDLTAFYLKIWLQDEFSFLGECPWEEDLKYARGVCEQVNVPLEVIPLQTEYWDNVVSYTISEIKEGRTPNPDIFCNSLIKFGEFYDKIDNSYEKVASGHYADVISVDKKFLLKTSPDPIKDQTYFLAYLTQKQLSRALFPIGKFRKSEIRKLAEDYKLPTMARRDSQGICFLGQIKFKEFIKHHLGEIEGDIIDIDTNKILGKHPGYYYFTIGQRSGLKLGGGPWFVVRKDVKNNVIYVSNQNLAERDCNNFLVGKINWISEQAPSKKELKVKIRHGAKQHECVIEWLNEGVLKVKLKDSDSGIAPGQFAVFYDGTSGSMTDENFCLGGGVILEDLV; from the coding sequence ATGAAAGTCGCAGTATTACTTTCCGGTGGTGTCGATAGTTCTGTAGCACTTCGTTTATTAAAAGATGAAGGACATGACCTCACAGCTTTTTATCTGAAGATCTGGTTACAGGATGAATTTTCTTTCCTTGGTGAATGTCCGTGGGAAGAAGACCTCAAGTATGCGCGAGGTGTTTGCGAACAAGTAAATGTTCCGCTTGAAGTTATTCCGCTTCAGACAGAATACTGGGATAATGTGGTTTCGTACACAATCTCCGAGATTAAAGAGGGAAGAACTCCAAACCCGGATATTTTCTGTAACAGCCTGATAAAGTTTGGTGAGTTCTATGATAAGATTGATAATTCCTATGAAAAAGTAGCGAGCGGTCATTATGCAGATGTAATTTCAGTCGATAAAAAATTTCTTCTTAAAACTTCTCCAGACCCGATTAAAGATCAAACTTACTTTTTAGCTTACCTGACGCAAAAACAATTATCAAGAGCATTATTCCCGATTGGTAAATTCAGAAAGTCAGAAATTCGAAAGCTGGCTGAAGATTACAAACTTCCAACAATGGCAAGAAGAGACAGCCAGGGTATATGCTTTCTCGGACAGATAAAATTTAAAGAATTTATAAAACATCATCTTGGCGAAATTGAAGGTGACATTATTGATATCGATACAAATAAAATTTTAGGAAAGCATCCCGGCTACTATTACTTCACAATTGGACAAAGGTCAGGGTTAAAACTCGGTGGTGGTCCGTGGTTTGTCGTGAGAAAGGACGTTAAAAATAATGTTATCTACGTGTCCAATCAGAATCTCGCAGAGCGCGACTGCAATAATTTTTTAGTTGGGAAGATAAACTGGATTTCAGAACAAGCACCATCCAAAAAAGAATTGAAAGTTAAAATCAGGCACGGAGCAAAACAGCACGAATGTGTAATAGAATGGTTGAATGAAGGTGTTTTAAAAGTTAAGCTGAAGGATTCTGACAGCGGAATTGCACCGGGTCAGTTTGCAGTTTTTTATGATGGAACATCCGGCTCTATGACGGATGAAAATTTTTGTCTTGGTGGTGGAGTAATCCTGGAGGATTTAGTCTGA
- a CDS encoding trypsin-like peptidase domain-containing protein translates to MKRIIHLLLKLSLLSIYLMINSCSTVSYQEIYPILADGKYDSEFPYKGASNELRQISSTVRRINSSVIYKTYTFDAESKLTLSNLKDIKLRDIAISEGYADQNNSGTGTVVYFNEGKVAILTCAHVVEFPDTIISYFPASDGSLTKFIQVIFIKERQSIYAVGFPEGGEFELIASDKKQDIAIIGKDYKVLSDLRFPVFNYPFGKGKELDWGSFVYIFGYPINNQMITKAIVSNPNKDEFGSFLVDAVVNNGMSGGVVLAIRDGVPNFELVGMIQWVPEEEENILVPKALKDNERYNPIVPYQGEEYVKRFSSIRYGIARVISAERISSFIFENKAKLSNKKYYLDRFWN, encoded by the coding sequence ATGAAAAGAATAATTCATTTATTATTAAAATTATCTTTGCTTTCTATTTACTTGATGATTAATTCCTGTTCAACCGTCAGCTATCAGGAAATATATCCCATTCTCGCTGACGGAAAATACGACAGCGAATTTCCTTACAAAGGAGCCTCAAACGAACTCAGACAAATAAGTTCAACCGTTCGCCGTATTAACAGCAGTGTTATTTATAAAACTTACACTTTCGATGCAGAATCAAAACTGACTCTGAGCAATCTTAAAGACATAAAGCTTAGAGACATTGCAATTTCCGAAGGATATGCTGATCAAAATAATTCAGGAACAGGTACAGTTGTTTACTTCAATGAAGGAAAAGTAGCTATTCTTACCTGTGCGCATGTTGTTGAATTTCCTGATACGATCATTTCATATTTCCCGGCTTCTGATGGTTCATTAACTAAATTCATACAGGTCATTTTTATTAAAGAGAGACAATCAATTTATGCAGTTGGATTTCCTGAAGGCGGCGAGTTTGAATTAATTGCATCAGATAAAAAACAGGACATAGCAATAATCGGCAAAGATTACAAAGTTCTTTCTGATTTAAGATTCCCCGTTTTCAATTATCCATTTGGCAAAGGCAAAGAACTCGATTGGGGATCTTTCGTTTACATATTTGGATATCCAATTAACAACCAGATGATAACAAAAGCAATCGTCAGCAATCCAAACAAAGACGAATTCGGTTCATTCCTTGTTGATGCTGTTGTAAACAATGGAATGAGCGGCGGAGTTGTGCTTGCAATAAGAGATGGTGTCCCGAATTTTGAATTAGTAGGAATGATTCAATGGGTTCCCGAAGAAGAAGAAAATATTCTCGTTCCAAAAGCACTAAAAGATAATGAACGTTACAATCCAATCGTGCCCTACCAAGGTGAAGAATATGTGAAAAGGTTTTCATCAATCCGATATGGAATTGCGCGGGTAATCTCTGCCGAAAGAATAAGTTCATTCATCTTTGAAAACAAAGCGAAATTAAGCAATAAGAAATATTATCTGGATAGATTTTGGAATTGA
- a CDS encoding MFS transporter — protein sequence MSDLLIVFIGLAIIFYIFFVLGTSRTAIKKGLNGLLWFLFSLILPPIAFIAVLLASPKKAKAKEEYGFADNIIMDLSQPFVDLAHTSRALLGVNLSYVLEGLTYFGVVGLLAIFFNDFIKLDDIDAGRMVGIQTAGITIAMLFLGATVDWIGLRKSLLIALSLMLVGRVLLTISPEIGVSGLWDFSNLFKYSHFYAMLGILGIILGYGIYQPACYAGVKQLTNEKTAAMGYAMLYALMNLGGFLPGIISPPIRRAFGITGVFWVYVALTILGIAVVYFIITKKAMKEAIRKLEGDIEGSKLSSDEKKGFSQFANAFQSQLNVKKKSVIWLGSLFIIFSILASVKEFFSPDIFQLIITEHSFISIIFGFNWFIAVSLIGLSIAIYIITDVRFLYFIFILIFVQTLFAHNWLTLPLYTSRAFEGFVSENFEFFVNLNPILIFILAPMVAAITSKKDTYTMMIIGTSVMAAPTFILALGPNFNTLMAYLIIMTIGEAMWQPRFLQWVAEIAPKNMTGIYMGIGQFPWFLTKVITSLYSGWFLMNYCPTDTPPSEMNTETMWLIYGFIAIISPIGLLLAKGWMKKGFKVKHESA from the coding sequence ATGAGCGACTTGCTTATAGTGTTTATCGGTCTTGCAATAATTTTCTACATCTTTTTTGTGCTAGGAACTTCCCGAACAGCAATCAAAAAGGGTTTGAACGGTCTTTTATGGTTTCTGTTTTCACTTATACTTCCGCCGATAGCTTTCATTGCAGTTTTATTGGCCTCACCAAAGAAAGCTAAAGCAAAAGAAGAATATGGGTTTGCAGATAATATAATTATGGATTTATCACAGCCATTCGTAGATCTTGCACATACCTCACGTGCGCTTCTCGGTGTCAATCTTTCATATGTATTGGAGGGACTAACTTACTTTGGTGTTGTTGGTTTGCTTGCAATATTTTTTAATGATTTTATTAAGCTTGATGATATTGATGCAGGAAGAATGGTCGGAATTCAAACAGCGGGAATAACTATCGCAATGCTTTTCCTTGGTGCTACAGTCGATTGGATCGGGTTAAGAAAATCTTTACTGATAGCTTTAAGCCTGATGTTGGTCGGAAGAGTATTACTCACAATATCACCTGAAATTGGTGTCTCTGGCCTTTGGGACTTTTCAAACTTGTTTAAATATTCACACTTCTACGCAATGCTTGGAATATTGGGAATTATCCTTGGATATGGAATATACCAGCCTGCTTGTTATGCTGGAGTTAAGCAGTTAACTAATGAAAAAACTGCTGCGATGGGGTACGCAATGCTTTATGCATTAATGAACCTTGGGGGATTTTTACCAGGTATAATTTCTCCGCCAATAAGACGTGCTTTTGGAATTACAGGTGTTTTTTGGGTTTATGTTGCTTTAACAATCTTAGGAATTGCGGTTGTTTATTTCATCATTACAAAAAAGGCAATGAAGGAAGCAATAAGAAAATTAGAAGGCGATATCGAAGGTTCAAAATTATCAAGCGATGAAAAGAAAGGTTTTTCACAATTTGCTAATGCTTTTCAATCTCAATTAAATGTAAAAAAGAAATCTGTAATCTGGTTAGGTAGTTTATTTATAATCTTCTCCATTTTAGCTTCTGTCAAAGAATTCTTCTCACCCGACATATTTCAATTAATCATTACCGAGCATAGTTTTATCTCTATCATATTCGGTTTTAATTGGTTCATCGCAGTATCGTTAATAGGATTAAGTATTGCAATTTATATAATAACAGATGTGAGATTCCTTTATTTTATATTCATCCTCATTTTTGTTCAGACTCTCTTTGCGCACAACTGGCTGACATTACCACTTTATACAAGCAGAGCTTTTGAAGGATTTGTTAGTGAAAACTTTGAGTTCTTCGTCAATCTGAACCCCATTCTAATATTCATTTTAGCTCCGATGGTGGCTGCTATCACTTCAAAGAAAGATACCTATACAATGATGATTATTGGTACTTCAGTAATGGCTGCACCAACTTTTATTCTGGCATTAGGACCCAACTTTAATACTTTAATGGCCTATTTGATAATTATGACAATCGGAGAAGCAATGTGGCAGCCAAGATTTTTACAGTGGGTTGCTGAAATCGCACCAAAGAATATGACCGGAATCTATATGGGAATTGGACAATTTCCATGGTTCCTCACAAAAGTTATTACGAGCTTGTATTCCGGTTGGTTCTTGATGAACTATTGTCCAACAGATACTCCACCATCCGAGATGAACACAGAAACAATGTGGTTGATATATGGATTTATTGCAATAATTTCTCCGATTGGTTTATTACTGGCAAAAGGTTGGATGAAGAAAGGATTTAAAGTAAAGCACGAATCCGCTTAA
- a CDS encoding PAS domain S-box protein, producing the protein MKDIKLLIVEDEQIVSKFMEKQLTGAGYVVAGSVTTGEEAIEKVSALKPDIVLMDIKIMGSMDGIETADYLRKNFHVPVIFLTSLSDDESFQRAKKTEPFGYLIKPIDLKEFHRVVEMALYKNKIYKELLDTRQRFQISSEAAKTRVWELWSEGEKLIIDTELTPLYDYTDTDVSAMSSDRMQFVYEEDREFVEKTIQDCLKGKLKNFEIEHRIYDKNRNICWILLRGVHVPPENSKPNRIIGSATDITERKNYEEALRKSEEKFRKIFESSGIGIATLAPDGHFSKVNSSFCEILGYTETELVGMNFRNITHPGDIEKSLELTKELLKNESLEGKSLEKRYLHKSGDLVWALTTISLIRDSDSKPQFFIAQVQDITKRKKFEEQLIKYTEELKLLNASKDKFFSIISHDLRSPFNSLLGLTEYISQSYDEMTPQDIKSSISSIYNSSRQVYSLILNLLEWSMIQSGRIKVDKTIINLKELGNEIKNLYEETAKQKTLELSININEEIFVYADKYMIDTIIRNFVSNSIKFTNPGGKIIVKGIINGDNAEVSVTDSGIGISTENQKNLFRIDEQFRREGTAKEKGTGLGLILCKEFIEKNNGVLWVESEEGKGSRFSFTVPRYLGNFKSVDK; encoded by the coding sequence ATGAAAGACATTAAACTTTTAATCGTAGAGGATGAACAGATAGTTTCAAAGTTCATGGAAAAGCAGCTTACCGGCGCTGGATATGTTGTTGCTGGTTCTGTAACTACCGGTGAAGAAGCGATTGAAAAGGTTTCAGCATTAAAACCTGATATCGTTCTGATGGATATCAAGATAATGGGCTCAATGGATGGTATAGAAACCGCTGATTACTTAAGAAAGAACTTCCACGTACCTGTTATATTCTTAACTTCTCTCTCCGATGACGAATCATTCCAACGCGCAAAAAAAACCGAACCATTCGGCTACCTGATCAAACCGATTGATTTAAAAGAATTTCACCGCGTCGTTGAAATGGCTCTTTACAAAAATAAAATTTATAAAGAGCTTCTTGACACTCGCCAGAGATTTCAGATTTCCAGTGAAGCAGCGAAAACCAGAGTTTGGGAATTATGGTCTGAAGGTGAGAAACTGATTATTGATACCGAATTGACTCCTCTTTACGATTACACTGATACTGATGTCTCAGCTATGAGTTCAGATAGAATGCAATTTGTTTATGAGGAAGACAGAGAATTTGTTGAAAAAACTATTCAGGATTGCCTTAAGGGAAAATTAAAAAATTTTGAAATTGAACACCGCATATATGACAAAAACAGAAATATTTGCTGGATATTACTTCGTGGTGTTCATGTTCCGCCGGAGAATAGTAAGCCAAACCGTATAATCGGTTCTGCCACAGATATTACCGAAAGAAAAAATTATGAAGAAGCATTAAGAAAAAGTGAAGAAAAATTTCGAAAAATATTTGAAAGCTCCGGCATAGGTATCGCTACGCTCGCACCTGATGGTCACTTCTCAAAGGTTAACAGCTCCTTCTGCGAAATACTTGGTTACACTGAAACTGAATTAGTCGGTATGAATTTCAGGAATATCACACACCCGGGTGATATTGAGAAATCACTCGAGCTTACCAAAGAACTGCTGAAAAATGAATCACTCGAAGGTAAATCTCTTGAAAAAAGATACTTGCATAAAAGTGGTGATCTAGTTTGGGCTCTTACAACTATTTCGTTAATCAGAGATTCGGATAGTAAACCTCAATTCTTCATTGCACAGGTTCAGGATATAACTAAAAGGAAAAAGTTTGAGGAACAATTAATTAAGTACACTGAAGAGTTGAAATTATTAAATGCTTCGAAGGATAAATTTTTCTCTATCATTTCTCATGACCTCAGGAGTCCTTTTAACTCTCTGCTTGGATTAACTGAATACATTAGCCAATCATACGATGAAATGACTCCGCAGGATATCAAAAGTTCAATATCGTCAATTTATAATTCCTCCCGGCAGGTGTATAGTCTCATTCTTAATTTACTTGAATGGTCGATGATTCAATCCGGAAGAATTAAAGTTGATAAAACTATAATCAATCTTAAAGAATTAGGCAACGAAATAAAAAACCTTTATGAAGAAACTGCGAAGCAAAAAACACTGGAACTATCAATCAACATAAATGAAGAAATATTTGTTTATGCAGATAAATATATGATAGATACAATCATCAGAAATTTTGTTTCAAACAGTATCAAGTTCACAAACCCCGGCGGTAAGATCATTGTAAAAGGAATTATTAATGGTGATAATGCAGAAGTATCCGTAACCGATTCCGGAATTGGCATAAGCACAGAAAACCAGAAAAACCTTTTCCGGATTGACGAGCAATTCCGCAGAGAAGGCACTGCAAAAGAGAAAGGCACTGGACTCGGATTAATTTTGTGTAAGGAATTCATTGAAAAAAATAACGGAGTTCTCTGGGTAGAAAGTGAAGAAGGTAAAGGCAGTCGGTTTTCATTTACAGTTCCGAGATATCTTGGAAATTTTAAGAGCGTAGATAAATAA
- a CDS encoding 1-aminocyclopropane-1-carboxylate deaminase/D-cysteine desulfhydrase — MNKEQISFAETAGINENTPIEEINDPFLKERKISLYLKREDLNHPALSGNKWHKLKYNIQEAKKLKKNTLLTFGGAFSNHIYATAAAGKIFNFKTIGVIRGEEHLPLNPTLSFAKENGMELHYLDRTSYRRKDSVEIIESLKSRFGDFYLIPEGGTNELAVIGCSEIINKISVDFDYVCCACGTGGTLAGLIKGLGGNNNALGFAVLKGASFLRKNVECLLKNSDTAIYNNWEINLDYHFGGYAKFDSTLINFINNFYTITKIPIEPIYTGKMLYGIYDLISNGFFKRGTRIIAIHTGGLQGLKGLHTKTRATYKFEF, encoded by the coding sequence ATGAATAAAGAACAAATATCTTTTGCTGAAACCGCTGGTATAAATGAAAACACTCCGATTGAAGAGATTAACGATCCGTTTCTTAAAGAAAGAAAAATATCTCTTTATTTGAAGAGAGAAGATCTGAATCATCCTGCTTTGTCAGGCAATAAATGGCATAAGCTTAAATACAATATCCAGGAAGCAAAGAAACTTAAAAAAAATACTTTGTTGACTTTTGGCGGAGCCTTTTCAAATCACATTTACGCAACAGCTGCAGCCGGAAAGATTTTTAACTTTAAAACTATTGGCGTAATTCGTGGTGAAGAACATTTACCATTAAATCCCACTTTATCTTTTGCAAAAGAAAACGGGATGGAACTTCATTATTTGGATAGAACTTCCTATCGAAGAAAAGATTCAGTCGAAATTATTGAAAGTTTGAAAAGTAGATTTGGAGATTTTTATCTAATTCCTGAAGGCGGCACTAATGAATTAGCAGTTATAGGATGTAGTGAGATAATAAACAAAATCAGTGTGGATTTTGATTACGTTTGCTGCGCTTGCGGAACGGGGGGAACATTAGCCGGTCTCATTAAAGGATTAGGTGGAAATAATAATGCTCTCGGTTTTGCTGTACTGAAAGGAGCTTCTTTTCTGAGGAAAAATGTTGAATGTCTTTTGAAAAATTCCGATACTGCTATATATAATAATTGGGAAATAAATCTGGATTATCACTTCGGCGGATATGCTAAATTTGACAGCACTTTAATCAATTTCATAAATAACTTTTATACAATCACAAAAATTCCAATCGAGCCCATCTATACAGGTAAAATGTTATACGGAATCTATGACCTGATTTCAAATGGATTTTTTAAGCGAGGGACAAGGATTATTGCAATACATACAGGTGGATTGCAGGGTTTAAAAGGATTGCACACTAAAACCAGAGCAACTTATAAGTTTGAATTTTGA
- a CDS encoding DUF4301 family protein translates to MLIRINIHQLQCEMQLKEIQEIQNELSLEKNLDIPISSIIEQIKIFRKGIPSLKLFKPCVIGDGVKLFNDLEKEDYIRRFQSALDEGRVMKFVPASGAASRMFQKQLAAVVKSENSSYKKLSEKAAAGDEDCRAALEFFDNIKSFAFYEELRKTIIDNGRNPDELIEKKNYIDLMKFTAEKEGLNYANLPKGSILFHAYADGARTAFEEHLVEAMNYSAGKNKTVKVHFTISPEYEDEVKKLFSELISKYEKQGWKFDVSFSFQSSETNTVSVTMDNKIFRDVDGKILFRPGGHGALLMNLNRLESDIILIKNIDNIAPDHLKEETYRYKKNLGGYLVYLRHKIFELLLKLDKDHIPESVIDEAVDLIKTEFGLDLSTKLKTKSLDEKKTYLFDFLNRPIRVCGMVKREGHPGGSPFWVEDESGEISKQIVETAQVNLQDKKQAEIFDQATHFNPVDIACSIKDYKGNIFDLKKFVNPNTGLIAIKSKNGRELKALELPGLWNGGMYHWLTVFVEVPKSTFNPVKEINDLLKPEHQPKR, encoded by the coding sequence TTGTTAATAAGAATAAATATTCATCAACTACAATGCGAAATGCAGCTTAAAGAGATACAAGAAATACAAAATGAACTCAGTCTGGAAAAGAATCTTGACATTCCAATAAGTTCAATTATCGAACAGATCAAAATATTTAGAAAGGGAATTCCAAGTTTAAAATTATTCAAACCATGTGTCATCGGTGATGGCGTAAAGCTATTCAATGATTTGGAAAAAGAGGATTATATAAGAAGGTTTCAATCTGCTTTGGATGAAGGACGCGTGATGAAATTTGTCCCTGCATCTGGTGCGGCGTCCAGAATGTTTCAAAAACAATTAGCCGCTGTGGTTAAATCAGAGAATTCCAGTTATAAAAAATTATCTGAAAAAGCTGCTGCGGGGGACGAAGATTGTAGAGCCGCACTAGAATTTTTCGATAATATTAAAAGCTTTGCGTTTTATGAGGAACTAAGGAAGACTATAATTGATAATGGCAGAAATCCTGATGAATTAATTGAGAAGAAAAATTATATCGATCTCATGAAGTTCACTGCTGAAAAAGAAGGTCTGAATTATGCAAATCTCCCGAAAGGTTCAATTTTGTTTCATGCTTATGCGGATGGGGCAAGAACAGCCTTCGAGGAGCATCTTGTTGAAGCTATGAACTACTCAGCAGGGAAGAACAAGACGGTAAAAGTTCATTTTACCATTTCACCCGAATACGAAGACGAAGTGAAGAAATTATTCTCTGAATTAATTTCAAAATATGAAAAGCAAGGCTGGAAATTCGATGTAAGTTTTTCATTTCAAAGTTCTGAAACAAACACAGTATCGGTTACGATGGATAATAAAATTTTCAGAGATGTTGATGGAAAAATTCTTTTCAGACCCGGAGGACATGGTGCATTGCTCATGAATCTAAATCGTTTGGAATCCGACATAATCTTAATTAAGAATATTGATAACATTGCTCCAGATCATCTCAAAGAAGAAACTTATAGATACAAAAAAAATCTCGGCGGGTATCTTGTTTACCTTCGACACAAAATTTTCGAACTGTTATTAAAATTAGATAAAGATCATATTCCTGAATCAGTAATCGATGAAGCGGTTGATTTAATAAAAACCGAATTTGGACTTGATTTATCAACAAAACTTAAAACAAAATCCTTAGATGAAAAGAAAACCTATCTGTTTGATTTTTTGAATAGACCAATACGGGTATGCGGAATGGTAAAAAGGGAAGGACATCCCGGCGGAAGTCCTTTCTGGGTTGAAGATGAAAGCGGTGAAATTTCCAAGCAAATTGTAGAAACTGCACAGGTGAATTTGCAAGATAAGAAACAGGCTGAAATTTTTGATCAGGCAACTCACTTCAATCCTGTTGATATTGCCTGCAGTATAAAAGATTATAAAGGAAATATTTTCGATTTAAAAAAATTTGTAAATCCGAACACCGGATTAATAGCAATAAAATCTAAAAATGGCAGGGAACTGAAAGCTCTCGAGCTTCCCGGACTTTGGAATGGAGGAATGTATCACTGGTTGACCGTCTTTGTCGAAGTACCCAAGAGTACATTTAATCCTGTGAAGGAAATAAACGATCTGCTCAAGCCTGAGCATCAACCCAAAAGATAA
- a CDS encoding response regulator transcription factor, with the protein MINVAIVEDNDTIREGLAVLINGTNGYKCVGSFRDCESFLLKLNTLDANVVLMDIALPGISGIEGIKESKKIKPDIDILMLTIYEDSEKVFDALCAGACGYLVKKTPPIKLLEAIKEVYEGGSPMSSQIARQVITAFKESKDIKDENQEFELSAREKEVINLLAGGNNYQQIAEQLFISVDTVRHHIKNIYKKLHVHNQSEAVAKAIRRKII; encoded by the coding sequence ATGATAAACGTAGCAATTGTTGAAGATAATGATACAATAAGAGAAGGATTAGCTGTACTAATTAACGGCACCAACGGTTACAAGTGTGTCGGCTCTTTCAGAGATTGTGAAAGCTTTCTTCTTAAACTCAACACGCTTGATGCTAATGTTGTTCTGATGGATATTGCTTTACCGGGTATTAGTGGAATTGAAGGAATTAAAGAATCAAAAAAAATAAAACCTGATATCGATATTCTTATGCTGACAATTTATGAGGACAGCGAAAAAGTTTTTGATGCACTTTGTGCCGGAGCCTGTGGTTATTTAGTAAAAAAAACACCACCAATAAAGCTTCTTGAAGCAATAAAAGAAGTTTACGAAGGTGGTTCTCCAATGAGTAGCCAGATTGCCCGGCAGGTTATTACGGCGTTCAAGGAGTCAAAAGATATAAAAGATGAAAACCAGGAATTTGAACTAAGTGCGCGGGAAAAGGAAGTAATAAATCTTCTGGCTGGAGGAAATAATTATCAGCAAATAGCTGAACAATTGTTTATAAGCGTTGATACTGTCCGGCATCATATTAAAAACATCTACAAAAAACTTCACGTCCACAATCAATCCGAAGCTGTTGCAAAGGCTATCCGCAGGAAAATTATCTGA
- a CDS encoding radical SAM protein → MCDIWKGNNNVKQLEESDVRGIMDSIKQFNTKEVVMSGGEALMHPNFFRLCEIIKSAKVKIVLLSTGLLLKKYATEIISNVDEVIVSLDGSKEVHDKIRNIPNAFDKLKEGVQELKRLKKDFRVTGRSVIQKSNYEDFPNIIDAAKEIGLDQISFLTADVTTDAFNRADLWGEEKIGEIKLSKDDLKKFNEIIESLIKTHSKDFEIKFIAESPDKIRRFYHYYAAYHSLSDFPKISCNAPWVSAVIEADGSVRPCFFHKVVGDIRKNSLKDIINSEESISFRKNLDMGTDPICRKCVCYLNLSPLAKL, encoded by the coding sequence ATGTGTGATATTTGGAAGGGGAATAATAATGTAAAGCAATTGGAAGAATCTGATGTTCGAGGGATTATGGATTCGATAAAGCAGTTCAACACAAAGGAAGTTGTGATGTCCGGAGGTGAAGCATTAATGCATCCAAATTTTTTCAGGCTTTGTGAAATAATAAAATCCGCGAAAGTTAAGATTGTGCTTTTATCAACTGGTCTGCTTTTGAAAAAATATGCAACTGAAATTATTTCAAATGTTGATGAAGTGATTGTTTCACTGGATGGCTCAAAGGAAGTTCACGATAAGATTAGAAACATCCCAAACGCATTTGATAAACTGAAAGAGGGTGTACAGGAACTTAAAAGACTGAAAAAAGATTTCAGAGTAACAGGAAGAAGCGTAATCCAAAAATCAAACTATGAAGATTTCCCGAACATTATTGATGCTGCAAAAGAAATCGGATTGGATCAAATCAGCTTTTTAACTGCTGATGTAACTACAGATGCTTTCAACCGTGCAGACTTGTGGGGTGAAGAAAAGATAGGAGAAATAAAATTATCTAAAGACGATTTGAAAAAGTTTAATGAAATAATTGAATCTCTTATAAAAACTCATTCAAAAGATTTTGAAATCAAATTCATAGCTGAATCGCCAGATAAGATCAGAAGATTTTATCACTACTATGCTGCCTATCACAGCTTAAGTGATTTTCCTAAAATAAGCTGTAATGCGCCCTGGGTATCTGCGGTAATTGAAGCAGACGGAAGTGTACGGCCTTGTTTTTTTCACAAGGTTGTTGGTGACATCAGAAAAAATTCATTAAAAGATATAATAAACTCGGAAGAGTCAATCTCATTCAGAAAAAATCTTGATATGGGTACAGACCCAATTTGCAGAAAGTGTGTTTGCTATTTGAATCTTTCACCACTCGCTAAGCTTTAA